A part of Winslowiella toletana genomic DNA contains:
- a CDS encoding Bcr/CflA family multidrug efflux MFS transporter, translating into MRKDKNSSLGLVVILGLLAMLMPLSIDMYLPALPQIATEFGVSAGSVQMTLNIYIMGFALGQLFYGPMADSFGRKPVITFGTLTFAIAAAACAMSQTIDQLINMRLLHGLSAAAGSVVISALMRDSYSKEEFSRMMSFVMLVTTIAPLLAPIVGGWLLLFWSWHAIFWVISVAAVVTTVLVVTQIKETLPPEKRQKFHLRTMLGNFLSLFRHKRAFSYMLASGFSFAGLFSFLNAGPFVYIEINHISPQHFGYYFALNIVFLFVMTLINSRSVRRFGPLAMFRLGLLIQFAMGIWLLVVSALNLGFLPLVFGVAMFIGCVSMVSSNAMAVILDEFPHMAGTASSLAGTLRFGVGALAGMLLSNATFTSAWPMVWAIALCATVSLLLFLYASRPRKAA; encoded by the coding sequence GTGCGGAAGGATAAGAACTCTTCACTGGGATTAGTGGTTATTCTCGGCCTGTTGGCCATGTTGATGCCGTTATCAATCGATATGTATCTGCCAGCGCTGCCGCAAATCGCCACCGAGTTTGGCGTATCGGCGGGTAGCGTGCAGATGACGCTTAACATTTATATTATGGGTTTTGCCCTTGGCCAGCTGTTTTATGGCCCGATGGCCGACAGCTTTGGTCGTAAGCCAGTGATTACTTTCGGCACCCTGACTTTCGCCATCGCCGCCGCAGCCTGCGCCATGTCGCAAACCATCGATCAGCTGATCAATATGCGTCTGCTGCATGGCCTGTCAGCGGCCGCAGGCAGCGTGGTGATCAGCGCGCTGATGCGTGACAGCTACTCGAAAGAGGAGTTTTCCCGCATGATGTCATTTGTGATGCTGGTGACCACCATCGCGCCGCTGCTGGCGCCGATTGTCGGCGGCTGGTTGCTGCTGTTCTGGAGCTGGCACGCCATTTTCTGGGTGATTTCTGTCGCAGCGGTGGTGACCACGGTGCTGGTTGTTACGCAGATCAAAGAGACGCTGCCACCAGAAAAACGGCAGAAATTTCACCTGCGCACCATGCTGGGTAACTTTTTGTCACTGTTTCGCCATAAGCGCGCCTTCAGCTATATGCTGGCCAGCGGCTTCTCCTTTGCCGGACTGTTTTCGTTTCTTAATGCCGGCCCTTTCGTCTATATCGAAATCAACCATATTTCGCCGCAGCACTTTGGCTATTACTTTGCGCTGAATATTGTCTTCCTGTTTGTAATGACGCTGATTAACAGCCGTTCGGTGCGCCGCTTTGGACCGCTGGCGATGTTCCGTCTCGGTCTGCTGATTCAGTTTGCGATGGGCATCTGGTTGCTGGTGGTCAGCGCATTAAATCTCGGCTTCCTGCCGCTGGTGTTTGGCGTGGCGATGTTTATCGGCTGCGTGTCGATGGTGTCGTCTAATGCGATGGCGGTGATCCTTGATGAGTTTCCGCATATGGCGGGTACCGCGTCGTCACTGGCGGGCACGCTGCGTTTTGGTGTTGGCGCACTGGCAGGCATGCTGCTGTCGAATGCGACCTTTACCAGCGCCTGGCCGATGGTGTGGGCGATTGCGCTGTGCGCCACGGTATCACTGCTGCTTTTCCTCTATGCCAGCCGGCCACGTAAGGCCGCGTAA
- the rsuA gene encoding 16S rRNA pseudouridine(516) synthase RsuA: MRLDKFLSQQLEISRAIAAREIRAKRVTIDGEIVRDTSFKLEPEHQVEYDGNPLQQQFGPRYFMLNKPEGYVCSTDDPDHPTVLYFLEEPTAYKLHAAGRLDIDTTGLVLMTDDGQWSHRITSPRHHCEKTYLVTLELPLAEDTAQQFADGVQLHNEKSLTKPATLEVIGEHQVRLTISEGRYHQVKRMFAAVGNRVVALHRERIGEIALDDDLAPGEYRALTAEEIASVVIPQ, from the coding sequence ATGCGACTCGATAAATTTTTATCTCAGCAACTGGAAATTAGCCGGGCAATCGCCGCACGCGAAATTCGCGCTAAACGTGTCACCATTGATGGTGAGATCGTGCGTGACACGTCGTTTAAGCTGGAACCCGAGCACCAGGTTGAATATGACGGCAATCCGTTACAACAGCAGTTTGGGCCGCGCTATTTTATGCTGAATAAACCCGAAGGCTATGTCTGCTCGACAGACGATCCCGATCATCCTACCGTGCTGTACTTTCTCGAAGAGCCAACGGCTTACAAACTGCACGCCGCCGGGCGACTGGATATTGATACCACCGGTCTGGTGCTGATGACTGATGATGGTCAGTGGTCACATCGTATTACCTCCCCGCGTCATCACTGCGAGAAAACCTATCTGGTGACGCTGGAGTTGCCACTGGCTGAGGATACGGCGCAGCAGTTTGCCGATGGCGTCCAGCTACATAACGAAAAAAGTCTGACCAAACCGGCGACGCTGGAAGTGATCGGCGAGCACCAGGTGCGTCTGACCATCAGTGAAGGGCGTTATCATCAGGTAAAACGTATGTTTGCCGCAGTGGGCAACCGGGTTGTCGCGTTACATCGTGAACGTATTGGTGAAATTGCGCTGGATGACGATCTGGCTCCGGGTGAATACCGGGCGCTGACTGCAGAAGAGATCGCCAGTGTGGTGATACCGCAATAA